In Pantoea cypripedii, the following proteins share a genomic window:
- a CDS encoding YbgA family protein, whose translation MREKIPVGISACLLGDSVRFDGGHKRFAFATDELAPFVHFEPVCPEMAIGLPTPRPALRLVKEEDARVHLCFSKEGGDEVTDEMAQWSAQRVKSLHHLCGYILCAKSPSCGLERVRVYEPETNNNRKAGTGIFAAFLQRELPWLPLEEDGRLHDPDIRENFIGRVYALHEFNQMWRNGLTRHQLMAFHSRYKLLLLSHSQDEYRELGRFVAKMDQWDSLDDYAFEYRHRLMQLLAHKSTRSNHTNVLMHVQGYFRRQLTSPQRQELAQLIDRYRRGVQPLLAPITILKHYMAEFPHPWLTQQRYFDPYPEALRLRYGQ comes from the coding sequence ATGCGCGAGAAAATTCCTGTCGGTATCAGTGCCTGCCTGCTCGGGGATAGCGTTCGTTTCGATGGCGGCCACAAGCGTTTTGCCTTTGCGACTGACGAACTCGCCCCATTTGTCCATTTTGAACCGGTCTGCCCTGAAATGGCGATTGGCCTCCCCACACCACGCCCGGCGTTGCGCCTGGTAAAAGAAGAAGATGCACGTGTGCATCTTTGTTTCAGTAAAGAAGGCGGGGATGAGGTCACTGATGAAATGGCGCAATGGTCAGCGCAGCGGGTGAAATCGTTGCATCACCTTTGTGGCTATATTCTGTGTGCCAAATCACCCAGTTGTGGCCTGGAACGGGTGCGAGTGTATGAGCCGGAAACCAACAACAATCGCAAGGCGGGTACCGGCATTTTTGCCGCGTTTCTGCAGCGTGAATTACCCTGGTTACCGCTGGAAGAAGATGGACGGCTCCATGATCCCGATATCCGCGAAAACTTCATCGGGCGTGTCTACGCCCTGCATGAATTTAATCAAATGTGGCGCAATGGTCTGACGCGCCATCAGTTGATGGCGTTCCACAGCCGTTACAAATTGCTGCTGCTGTCCCATTCTCAGGATGAATACCGTGAACTGGGGCGTTTTGTGGCGAAGATGGATCAGTGGGATTCGCTGGATGATTACGCCTTTGAATACCGTCATCGTCTGATGCAACTGCTGGCGCATAAATCGACCCGAAGCAACCACACCAATGTGTTGATGCATGTGCAGGGCTATTTCCGTCGCCAGCTGACCTCACCGCAGCGTCAGGAACTGGCGCAATTGATTGACCGCTACCGCCGCGGGGTGCAGCCGTTACTGGCTCCTATCACCATACTTAAACACTATATGGCGGAGTTCCCGCATCCGTGGCTGACTCAGCAGCGCTACTTCGATCCCTATCCGGAAGCGCTGCGACTGCGCTACGGCCAATAA
- the kdpE gene encoding two-component system response regulator KdpE → MTTILIVEDEKEIRRFVRLALEGEGLKIVEAEQLQRGLIEAATRKPDLVILDLGLPDGDGNDFIREVRQWSSMPVIVLSARTDEQDKIDALDAGADDYLTKPFGIGELLARVRVALRRHQNNQPEPVLNFGDVSVDIAARRVLRGGEEVHLTPTEFRLLTLLLNNAGKVLTQRQLLNQVWGPNAVEHSHYLRIYMGHLRQKLEANPTQPNHLLTETGIGYRFMP, encoded by the coding sequence GTGACCACCATCTTGATCGTCGAAGATGAAAAGGAAATCCGCCGTTTCGTGCGCCTGGCGCTGGAAGGCGAAGGGTTAAAGATTGTGGAAGCTGAGCAGTTGCAGCGTGGGTTAATCGAAGCCGCAACACGCAAGCCTGACCTGGTGATCCTGGATTTAGGGCTGCCTGATGGTGATGGCAATGATTTTATCCGCGAAGTGCGTCAGTGGAGCAGCATGCCGGTGATTGTGTTGTCAGCCCGCACCGATGAACAGGATAAGATCGATGCGCTGGATGCCGGTGCCGATGACTATCTCACCAAACCTTTTGGTATCGGTGAATTGCTGGCACGCGTCCGCGTGGCATTGCGCCGTCATCAGAACAACCAACCCGAGCCAGTGTTGAATTTTGGTGATGTCAGTGTCGATATCGCAGCACGCCGCGTATTGCGTGGTGGTGAAGAAGTCCATCTGACGCCGACAGAATTTCGTCTGCTTACTCTGCTGCTGAATAATGCCGGTAAGGTTTTGACGCAACGCCAGTTGCTGAATCAGGTGTGGGGGCCGAATGCGGTGGAACATAGCCATTATCTGCGTATTTATATGGGACATTTGCGCCAGAAGCTGGAAGCCAATCCCACTCAGCCAAACCATTTGCTGACCGAGACCGGTATTGGGTATCGATTTATGCCGTAA
- the ybfE gene encoding LexA regulated protein codes for MAKEQTDRTTLDLFADERRPGRPKTSPLTRDEQLRINKRNQLKRDKVRGLRRVELKMSSEAVDALNTLAEQQNISRSELIEQMLLAQLKLS; via the coding sequence ATGGCAAAAGAACAGACTGACCGTACCACGCTCGATCTCTTCGCTGATGAGCGGCGTCCCGGTCGCCCCAAAACCAGTCCGCTGACGCGTGACGAACAGTTGCGGATTAACAAACGCAATCAGCTGAAACGCGATAAAGTGCGAGGATTGCGTCGTGTTGAGCTGAAAATGAGCAGCGAGGCCGTTGATGCACTCAACACCCTGGCTGAGCAACAAAACATCAGCCGTAGCGAATTGATTGAACAAATGCTGCTGGCGCAGCTCAAACTGTCGTAA
- the glnS gene encoding glutamine--tRNA ligase, producing MSEAEARPTNFIRQIIDEDLASGKHNSVHTRFPPEPNGYLHIGHAKSICLNFGIAQDYQGQCNLRFDDTNPVKEDMEFVESIKRDVQWLGFEWSGDVCYSSDYFDQLYNYAVELINKGLAYVDELTPEEIREYRGSLTAPGKNSPYRDRTPAENLALFEKMRDGGFEEGKACLRAKIDMASNFIVMRDPVLYRIKFAEHHQTGKKWCIYPMYDFTHCISDALEGITHSLCTLEFQDNRRLYDWVLDNISIPVHPRQYEFSRLNLEYAVMSKRKLTQLVSEKVVEGWDDPRMLTVSGLRRRGYSAASIREFCRRIGVTKQDNIVEMASLESCIRDDLNENAPRAMAVLDPLKVVIENLPAGHEEIITMPNHPNKPEMGTRDVPFSREVWIDRADFREEANKQYKRLVLGKEVRLRNAYVIRAERVAKDEEGNITCIYCSCDVDTLSKDPADGRKVKGVIHWVSAIHALPAEFRLYDRLFSVPNPGAAEDFLTTINPNSLEIKQGFVEPGLRDADALAPYQFEREGYFCADSVYSQPSKLVFNRTVGLRDTWAKIGD from the coding sequence ATGAGTGAGGCTGAAGCCCGCCCAACGAACTTTATTCGTCAGATTATCGACGAAGATTTGGCGAGCGGTAAGCACAACAGCGTGCATACCCGTTTCCCGCCTGAGCCCAATGGTTACCTGCATATTGGCCATGCGAAATCGATCTGTCTGAACTTTGGTATCGCGCAAGATTACCAGGGTCAGTGCAATCTGCGCTTCGACGACACCAACCCGGTGAAAGAAGATATGGAGTTCGTTGAATCCATCAAGCGTGACGTGCAATGGCTGGGCTTTGAATGGAGCGGAGACGTTTGTTACTCCTCAGACTATTTCGACCAGCTGTATAACTACGCCGTGGAGCTGATCAATAAAGGCCTCGCCTATGTTGATGAGCTGACGCCAGAAGAGATCCGCGAATACCGTGGCTCCCTGACCGCACCGGGCAAAAACAGCCCATATCGCGATCGTACCCCGGCTGAAAACCTCGCGTTGTTTGAAAAAATGCGTGATGGTGGTTTCGAGGAAGGTAAAGCCTGCCTGCGCGCCAAAATCGACATGGCATCCAACTTTATCGTGATGCGCGATCCGGTGCTGTACCGTATTAAGTTTGCGGAACATCATCAGACTGGCAAAAAATGGTGCATCTACCCGATGTACGATTTCACCCACTGCATTTCCGATGCGCTGGAAGGTATCACTCATTCGCTCTGCACCCTGGAATTCCAGGATAACCGTCGTCTGTATGACTGGGTGCTGGATAACATCTCCATTCCGGTACATCCGCGTCAGTATGAATTCTCGCGCCTGAATCTGGAATATGCCGTGATGTCGAAGCGTAAGCTGACACAGCTGGTGAGCGAGAAGGTCGTTGAAGGCTGGGATGACCCGCGTATGCTGACCGTTTCTGGTTTGCGCCGCCGTGGTTACAGTGCCGCCTCGATTCGTGAGTTCTGCCGCCGCATTGGCGTGACCAAGCAGGACAATATCGTGGAGATGGCGTCGCTGGAGTCATGCATTCGTGATGATCTCAACGAGAACGCACCGCGCGCGATGGCGGTACTCGATCCGCTGAAAGTGGTGATTGAGAACCTGCCTGCGGGTCATGAAGAAATCATCACCATGCCAAACCATCCCAACAAACCGGAGATGGGCACGCGTGATGTGCCGTTCAGCCGCGAAGTGTGGATCGATCGCGCGGATTTCCGTGAAGAAGCCAATAAACAGTACAAACGTCTGGTGCTGGGCAAAGAAGTCCGTCTGCGTAATGCTTACGTGATCCGTGCAGAGCGCGTGGCAAAAGACGAAGAAGGCAATATCACCTGCATCTACTGTAGCTGTGACGTTGATACCCTGAGCAAAGATCCGGCTGATGGCCGCAAGGTGAAGGGTGTGATCCACTGGGTTTCAGCGATCCACGCGCTGCCAGCGGAATTCCGTCTCTACGATCGTCTGTTCAGCGTGCCAAATCCGGGAGCGGCTGAGGATTTCCTCACCACCATTAACCCGAATTCGCTGGAAATCAAACAGGGCTTTGTCGAGCCGGGACTGCGTGATGCCGATGCACTGGCGCCGTATCAGTTTGAACGTGAAGGTTATTTCTGCGCAGACAGCGTTTACTCACAGCCCTCTAAGCTGGTGTTTAACCGCACTGTCGGTTTACGTGATACCTGGGCGAAAATCGGCGATTAA
- the seqA gene encoding replication initiation negative regulator SeqA, translating into MKTIEVDEELYRYIASHTQHIGESASEILRRMLKFTAGQSAPATPVVAQAAAKESQPVRSEPRPQDRVRAVRELLLSDEYAEQKKAVNRFMLVLSTLYRLDPAAFAEATASLQGRTRVYFAGDEHTLLQNGTHTKPKHVPGTPYWVITNTNTGRKCSMVEHIMLAMQFPAELTEKVCGTI; encoded by the coding sequence ATGAAAACGATTGAAGTTGACGAAGAACTCTACCGTTATATTGCCAGCCACACCCAGCACATTGGCGAAAGCGCCTCCGAAATTTTGCGCCGCATGCTGAAGTTCACTGCCGGTCAGAGTGCCCCTGCAACCCCTGTTGTGGCTCAGGCTGCAGCAAAAGAATCACAGCCAGTGCGCAGCGAACCGCGCCCGCAGGATCGCGTTCGCGCGGTACGTGAACTGCTACTTTCCGATGAGTATGCGGAGCAAAAAAAGGCGGTTAACCGCTTCATGCTGGTCTTGTCAACGCTCTATCGTCTTGATCCCGCAGCCTTTGCTGAGGCCACTGCTTCACTGCAGGGGCGTACCCGTGTTTATTTTGCGGGTGACGAGCATACGCTGTTGCAAAATGGCACCCATACTAAGCCGAAGCACGTGCCCGGCACGCCGTATTGGGTGATCACCAATACCAATACTGGTCGCAAATGCAGCATGGTGGAGCACATCATGTTAGCCATGCAGTTCCCTGCGGAACTGACAGAGAAAGTTTGCGGCACCATTTAA
- a CDS encoding YbfA family protein produces the protein MYQAYPLYKVVLRRALVVSLGVLALPVMLFRADRARFYSYLHRMWCKTSAKPVWLAQSEAAGGIFW, from the coding sequence ATGTATCAGGCATATCCGCTCTACAAAGTTGTGCTGCGCCGTGCGCTGGTGGTGTCACTGGGCGTGCTGGCGCTCCCCGTGATGCTGTTCCGTGCCGATCGCGCACGTTTTTACAGCTATCTGCATCGTATGTGGTGCAAAACCAGTGCTAAGCCGGTGTGGCTGGCACAATCTGAAGCGGCAGGCGGCATTTTCTGGTAA
- a CDS encoding pesticin C-terminus-like muramidase, translating into MLEPEEGLLTFRAEGNNVKSSRDYSRKIHWPGISSSCRGNSSGVTIGRGFDLGDRTKINVLIVLKKSGVNKEQAELISDGAGLKGCAAHEFVIRNRDKIGEISESQQLSLFKIIYEWLKKDVERICKNRVTIMKHHPDPEVQADEAWRVIPLKIKDVLIDLRYRGDYTPHSRELIQRFAYLGDMEGFGKVISNRALWPDVSTDRFIRRVDYYEKN; encoded by the coding sequence ATGCTTGAACCAGAGGAAGGATTGCTGACATTTCGCGCCGAAGGTAACAATGTTAAATCAAGTAGGGATTATTCAAGGAAGATTCATTGGCCTGGAATATCATCTTCATGTAGGGGAAATTCATCTGGAGTAACAATTGGCCGAGGTTTTGATTTGGGAGATAGAACGAAAATAAATGTATTGATAGTGCTTAAGAAGTCTGGGGTAAATAAAGAGCAGGCAGAGCTTATCTCTGATGGAGCAGGTCTAAAAGGATGTGCTGCGCATGAATTTGTTATCAGGAATAGAGATAAGATAGGTGAAATATCGGAATCTCAGCAATTGTCTTTATTTAAAATTATTTATGAGTGGTTAAAAAAAGATGTGGAGAGGATTTGTAAGAATAGAGTAACGATAATGAAACATCATCCAGACCCTGAGGTGCAAGCTGATGAGGCATGGAGAGTAATACCGTTGAAAATTAAAGATGTCTTAATAGACTTACGTTACAGAGGTGACTATACACCACACAGTAGAGAACTGATACAGCGTTTTGCATATTTAGGTGACATGGAAGGATTTGGTAAAGTGATATCTAATCGGGCACTTTGGCCAGATGTGTCCACTGACAGGTTCATAAGAAGAGTTGATTATTATGAAAAAAATTAA
- the ybfF gene encoding esterase, whose product MILNARLQTEQSAPDATPILLIHGLFGSLDNLGVLARGLRDACPTLQVDVRNHGLSSRSEIMNYPAMAQDMVETLDAQGIDRVSVVGHSMGGKIAMALSTIAPHRIEKLVMIDIAPVDYQTRRHDEIFAAIRAVSAAGVTRRSEAAEVMRTLLDEEGVIQFILKSFQDGEWRFNVPVLWDNYTTISGWEEVPAWPHPALFIRGGDSPYLDNQHRDALLRQFPQAHAHVISGAGHWVHAEKPEAVLRAVRRFFVL is encoded by the coding sequence ATGATTTTGAATGCCCGTCTGCAAACTGAACAATCTGCTCCCGATGCTACCCCTATTCTGTTAATTCATGGCCTGTTTGGCAGCCTGGATAACCTCGGTGTACTGGCGCGTGGCCTGCGCGATGCCTGCCCTACCCTGCAGGTTGATGTCCGCAATCACGGCCTTTCCAGCCGCAGCGAAATCATGAACTATCCGGCGATGGCGCAGGATATGGTTGAAACGCTGGATGCCCAGGGCATCGATCGTGTCAGCGTCGTCGGTCATTCGATGGGCGGCAAAATTGCCATGGCGTTAAGCACCATCGCGCCGCACCGTATTGAAAAACTGGTGATGATCGATATCGCCCCGGTCGATTATCAGACGCGTCGCCATGATGAAATATTCGCCGCTATCCGTGCCGTAAGTGCGGCTGGGGTCACGCGCCGCAGCGAAGCCGCTGAGGTGATGCGCACCCTGCTGGATGAAGAAGGCGTGATTCAGTTCATTCTGAAATCGTTCCAGGACGGTGAATGGCGCTTCAATGTGCCGGTGTTGTGGGACAACTACACCACCATCTCCGGCTGGGAAGAGGTGCCTGCATGGCCGCATCCGGCGCTGTTTATCCGCGGCGGTGATTCTCCCTATCTGGATAATCAGCACCGTGATGCGTTGTTGCGCCAGTTCCCCCAGGCACATGCGCATGTCATCAGCGGAGCCGGGCACTGGGTCCATGCCGAAAAACCCGAAGCCGTTTTACGCGCAGTGCGCCGATTTTTTGTACTGTAA
- the fur gene encoding ferric iron uptake transcriptional regulator translates to MTDNNSALKKAGLKVTLPRLKILEVLQEPECHHVSAEDLYKRLIDMGEEIGLATVYRVLNQFDDAGIVTRHNFEGGKSVFELTQQHHHDHLICLDCGKVIEFSDESIETRQREIATRHGIKLTNHSLYLYGHCALGDCREDETLHDKQ, encoded by the coding sequence ATGACTGACAACAACTCCGCATTGAAGAAGGCTGGCCTGAAAGTCACTCTACCCAGACTGAAAATTCTGGAAGTGCTTCAGGAACCCGAGTGCCATCACGTCAGTGCGGAAGATTTGTACAAACGCCTGATCGACATGGGCGAAGAGATTGGTCTGGCAACGGTATATCGCGTTCTTAACCAGTTTGATGACGCGGGTATCGTGACTCGTCATAACTTTGAAGGTGGCAAATCCGTCTTTGAACTGACGCAACAGCATCATCATGACCACTTGATCTGCCTGGATTGTGGCAAAGTGATCGAGTTCAGTGATGAGTCTATTGAGACGCGTCAACGTGAAATCGCAACACGTCACGGTATCAAACTCACCAACCACAGCCTGTACCTGTACGGCCACTGTGCGCTGGGAGACTGCCGCGAAGACGAGACGCTCCACGATAAGCAATAA
- a CDS encoding Hcp family type VI secretion system effector, producing the protein MNNVFLKIDGLMGESKDSAHQGWIDVGTYSWGVRRKGDTPGSGATNYHHLTIHCQADKATAGALMYASNGNKVKKVEISTCKAGGSQMEYYRITLESVIIIEVLLNESGSMTDVEYEFQADRVKFQYWEQCASGVKGAETRMGWNIKESASYF; encoded by the coding sequence ATGAATAATGTTTTTCTTAAAATAGATGGATTAATGGGAGAATCGAAGGATTCAGCACATCAGGGCTGGATTGATGTTGGCACTTACTCATGGGGTGTAAGAAGGAAAGGTGATACACCGGGATCAGGTGCAACAAATTATCATCATCTCACCATACATTGCCAGGCAGACAAAGCCACCGCTGGCGCGCTTATGTATGCTTCAAATGGTAATAAGGTAAAGAAAGTAGAAATATCAACATGCAAGGCTGGCGGAAGTCAGATGGAATATTATCGAATTACGCTGGAGAGCGTCATCATCATCGAGGTACTTTTGAATGAAAGTGGCTCAATGACAGACGTTGAATATGAATTCCAGGCTGACAGGGTCAAATTCCAGTACTGGGAGCAATGTGCTTCAGGAGTGAAAGGTGCGGAGACCCGTATGGGGTGGAATATAAAAGAATCGGCATCGTATTTCTGA
- the pgm gene encoding phosphoglucomutase (alpha-D-glucose-1,6-bisphosphate-dependent), protein MANHPRAGQPAQQSDLINVAQLTSQYYVLQPDVANPEHAVKFGTSGHRGSAGRQSFNEMHILAIAQAIAEERKKNGITGPCYVGKDTHALSEPAILSVLEVLAANGVDVIVQQDNGYTPTPAISNAILEHNKRGGAQADGIVITPSHNPPEDGGIKYNPPNGGPADTNVTKVVEDRANQLMKGGLKEVKRLPLDQAWASGHIVEQDLIQPYVEGLAQVIDFPAIQKAGLKIGVDPLGGSGMAYWQRIAEHYKLDITIVNDAIDQTFRFMHLDKDGVVRMDCSSECAMAGLLAYRDKFDLAFGNDPDYDRHGIVTPAGLMNPNHYLAVAINYLFQHRPQWGKDVAVGKTLVSSAMIDRVVNDIGRKLVEVPVGFKWFVDGLFDGSFGFGGEESAGASFLRFDGTAWSTDKDGIIMCLLAAEITAVTGKNPQQHYDELAARFGAPSYNRLQASATSAQKAALSKLSPEMVSADTLAGDPITARLTAAPGNGAAIGGLKVMTENGWFAARPSGTEDAYKIYCESFLGAEHRQLIEKEAVEIVSEVLKNA, encoded by the coding sequence ATGGCCAATCACCCCCGTGCCGGGCAACCTGCCCAGCAGAGCGATTTGATTAACGTTGCACAATTAACCTCTCAGTACTACGTTTTGCAGCCTGATGTGGCTAATCCGGAACATGCGGTGAAATTTGGCACCTCCGGCCATCGTGGTAGCGCAGGACGTCAGAGCTTCAACGAAATGCACATTCTGGCGATTGCTCAGGCGATTGCGGAAGAGCGTAAAAAGAACGGCATCACTGGCCCGTGCTATGTCGGTAAAGACACGCATGCGCTGTCTGAACCGGCAATTCTGTCTGTACTGGAAGTGCTGGCGGCTAACGGCGTGGATGTGATTGTGCAGCAGGACAACGGTTATACACCGACGCCAGCGATTTCTAACGCCATCCTGGAGCACAATAAACGTGGTGGTGCTCAGGCTGATGGCATCGTCATCACGCCGTCGCACAACCCACCGGAAGACGGTGGCATCAAATACAACCCGCCGAATGGTGGTCCGGCCGATACTAACGTCACTAAAGTGGTGGAAGATCGTGCTAACCAGCTGATGAAAGGTGGATTGAAAGAGGTGAAGCGTCTGCCACTGGATCAGGCGTGGGCCAGCGGTCATATCGTTGAACAGGATCTGATTCAGCCTTACGTGGAAGGTCTGGCGCAGGTGATTGACTTCCCGGCGATTCAGAAAGCGGGCCTGAAAATTGGTGTGGATCCGCTTGGCGGTTCCGGCATGGCTTACTGGCAGCGTATTGCCGAGCACTACAAGCTGGACATCACCATCGTTAACGATGCCATCGACCAGACGTTCCGCTTTATGCATCTGGATAAAGATGGCGTAGTGCGTATGGACTGCTCGTCAGAATGCGCCATGGCTGGCCTGCTGGCTTACCGCGACAAATTCGACCTGGCATTCGGTAACGACCCGGATTATGACCGTCACGGTATCGTGACTCCGGCTGGTCTGATGAATCCCAACCACTATCTGGCGGTGGCGATCAACTACCTGTTCCAGCATCGTCCGCAATGGGGCAAAGATGTCGCCGTGGGTAAAACCCTGGTGTCCAGTGCAATGATTGATCGGGTGGTAAACGATATTGGCCGCAAACTGGTGGAAGTACCGGTTGGCTTTAAGTGGTTTGTTGATGGCCTGTTTGATGGCAGCTTTGGTTTCGGCGGTGAAGAGAGCGCCGGGGCATCGTTCCTGCGTTTCGATGGTACAGCCTGGTCCACAGATAAAGACGGCATCATCATGTGCTTGCTGGCCGCAGAAATTACGGCGGTAACCGGTAAGAACCCGCAGCAGCATTACGATGAGCTGGCTGCGCGTTTTGGTGCGCCGAGCTATAACCGTCTGCAAGCTTCAGCTACGTCGGCACAGAAAGCGGCGCTGTCGAAACTGTCTCCGGAAATGGTCAGTGCTGATACCCTGGCAGGTGACCCGATCACCGCGCGCCTGACGGCGGCCCCTGGTAACGGTGCGGCGATTGGTGGCCTGAAAGTGATGACGGAAAATGGCTGGTTCGCTGCTCGTCCGTCAGGCACTGAAGATGCCTACAAAATCTACTGTGAAAGCTTCCTCGGTGCTGAACATCGTCAGCTGATCGAGAAAGAAGCAGTAGAGATTGTCAGTGAAGTGCTGAAGAACGCGTAA
- the phrB gene encoding deoxyribodipyrimidine photo-lyase: MTTHLVWLRNDLRINDNSALYAACRDTNAQVIALFIATPGQWQQHHMAPKQAMFIYQNLCLLQTSLAERGIRLHYHQCDDFAASVDYLAEFCQQHKVDQLFYNYQYEINERQRDAVAEKRLDDQGVICQGFDDSLLLPPGSVQTGNNTMFKVFTPFSKAFVRRLHQGLPECHIAPRAREGAPVNAGKKIPAFDYPMDAIDETLFPPGEDAALKQLRHFAQQSVVDYATERDKPAVDGTSRLSVYLATGVLSPRQCLHRILKQHPDALDGGKAFVWLNELIWREFYRHLMVAFPALCKHQPFVGWTRNVRWQENQAHFSAWQQGNTGYPIVDAAMRQLNALGWMHNRLRMIVASFLVKDLLIDWHEGERYFMQQLIDGDLAANNGGWQWAASTGTDAAPYFRIFNPTTQGERFDKQGEFIRQWLPELASVPDAHIHQPHLWAQKNNKTLDYPEPIVEHKDARKKTLDAFERARSAA; this comes from the coding sequence ATGACCACCCATCTCGTCTGGCTGCGTAACGATTTACGCATCAATGACAACAGCGCCCTATACGCCGCCTGCCGTGACACTAACGCGCAGGTGATAGCGCTGTTTATCGCGACGCCGGGCCAGTGGCAACAGCATCATATGGCCCCCAAACAGGCGATGTTTATTTATCAAAACCTGTGTTTGTTGCAGACATCGCTGGCGGAGCGAGGCATCAGGCTGCATTACCATCAGTGTGACGACTTTGCCGCATCGGTGGATTATCTGGCGGAGTTTTGCCAGCAGCACAAGGTTGATCAGCTGTTTTATAACTACCAATACGAAATCAACGAACGCCAGCGTGACGCAGTGGCAGAAAAACGTCTCGACGATCAGGGGGTGATTTGTCAGGGTTTTGATGACAGCCTGCTGTTGCCGCCAGGCAGCGTGCAGACCGGCAACAACACCATGTTCAAAGTGTTTACCCCGTTCAGCAAAGCTTTTGTGCGTCGCCTGCATCAGGGGTTGCCCGAGTGCCATATCGCCCCCCGCGCCCGTGAAGGCGCACCAGTCAACGCCGGAAAAAAAATCCCTGCGTTCGATTATCCGATGGATGCGATCGATGAAACGTTATTCCCGCCGGGTGAGGACGCTGCCCTCAAGCAGTTGCGTCATTTTGCGCAGCAGTCAGTGGTGGACTATGCAACCGAGCGTGATAAACCGGCGGTAGATGGCACCAGCAGGTTGTCGGTGTATCTGGCGACAGGCGTGTTGTCGCCGCGTCAGTGCCTGCATCGCATCCTGAAACAGCACCCGGATGCTCTTGATGGCGGGAAAGCCTTCGTCTGGCTGAATGAATTAATCTGGCGTGAATTTTACCGCCATCTGATGGTGGCGTTTCCGGCGTTGTGTAAGCATCAGCCGTTTGTTGGCTGGACGCGAAACGTACGCTGGCAGGAGAATCAGGCCCATTTTTCCGCCTGGCAGCAGGGTAACACCGGCTACCCGATTGTCGATGCCGCCATGCGTCAGCTCAATGCGCTGGGCTGGATGCATAACCGGTTACGCATGATCGTTGCCAGCTTCCTGGTAAAGGATCTGTTGATCGACTGGCATGAAGGTGAACGTTACTTTATGCAGCAGTTGATTGATGGCGATCTGGCCGCCAATAACGGTGGCTGGCAGTGGGCGGCGTCTACCGGCACCGATGCGGCACCTTATTTCCGCATTTTTAATCCCACTACCCAGGGTGAGCGTTTCGATAAGCAGGGAGAATTTATTCGTCAGTGGCTCCCCGAGCTGGCAAGTGTGCCTGACGCGCATATCCATCAGCCACACCTCTGGGCGCAGAAAAATAACAAGACACTCGATTATCCCGAGCCGATCGTGGAACATAAGGACGCACGTAAAAAGACACTGGACGCCTTCGAGCGCGCGCGCAGCGCGGCCTGA
- the fldA gene encoding flavodoxin FldA — MAIVGIFFGSDTGNTENIAKMIQKQLGKDVAEVHDIAKSTKEDLEAFDILLLGIPTWYYGEAQCDWDDFFPTLEEIDFNGKLVALFGCGDQEDYAEYFCDAMGTIRDIIEPNGAVIVGHWPTEGYHFEASKGLADDKHFLGLAIDEDRQPELTNERVDKWVKQIFDELQLKDIIEA, encoded by the coding sequence ATGGCAATCGTAGGCATTTTCTTCGGCAGCGATACCGGCAACACTGAAAACATTGCAAAAATGATCCAGAAACAACTGGGTAAAGACGTGGCCGAAGTGCATGACATTGCCAAGAGCACTAAAGAAGATCTCGAAGCATTCGATATTCTGTTGCTGGGCATTCCGACCTGGTACTACGGCGAAGCGCAGTGTGACTGGGATGATTTCTTCCCGACACTGGAAGAGATCGACTTCAATGGCAAACTGGTTGCGCTGTTCGGCTGTGGCGACCAGGAAGATTATGCAGAATACTTCTGTGATGCGATGGGCACCATCCGTGACATTATCGAGCCAAATGGTGCGGTGATTGTCGGTCACTGGCCGACTGAAGGTTACCACTTCGAAGCATCCAAAGGTCTGGCCGATGACAAACACTTCCTTGGTCTGGCTATCGATGAAGATCGTCAGCCGGAACTGACCAACGAACGTGTTGATAAGTGGGTGAAACAGATTTTCGATGAGCTGCAGTTGAAAGACATTATCGAAGCCTGA